Part of the Candidatus Zixiibacteriota bacterium genome is shown below.
CAAAATCGAGATTCAGGCTGTGTTCAAGTTCATACCTGGACAATATGCTCTCACTCAGTTCCGCGAGACTGGCTGTGGAGGTAATCATTTTGCGATCTCCTTGAGAACGTAATCGACATACAGGTCCGCGGCATTGATCTGCCTGGATTCCTGTAATCCTCGGAAACCTCCGAATGCCGAGACTTCAAAGACCACCGGACCATCATCGGTCTCAGCCACATCGACGCTGGTGAAGTCGAGATCGAACAATGCCTGTGCCCGCTGAGCCAGCTTGATTATGTCATCGTCGGGATCGTAGGGTTGATATTTGCCCCCGGCCCTGATAGTTGTATTCCAGGAGTCGCCGTTAGCCACCCGGGCATAGGTTCCAAGGTACTTGCCACCCAGAAAAATAAGACCCAGGTCTCGTCCCGGGAGATTGAGTTTCTTCTGGATGTAGTACAGCGAATTGCCGGCCTCGTGGAATTTCCCGACAGCCTCGACAGCCTCATCGGCCGAAACGACCATCATCCCGCGCGCCTTGGAGGTGTACAGAGGTTTAAGTACAGCAACACCAAATCTCTTGATGGCCTCTATTGCTTCTGTATCATCCTCGGTAATTACAGTCGGTGGAAGCGGAATATTTCCGAGACGCAGGGTGGTTGTGCAGCTTAAGCGGTCGATTGCTTTTTTTATGTTCTCCGGTTTCGAGAAAATCGGCACTCCCTGCTCGCTCAGATAGCGCAGAATCTCTAATCGGTCAAGGTTATAGGGATTGTAACTGGAGCCGATTTTTTTGACTACCAGGGCATCGAGATCTGACAAGTCGATATCATCGTGATAAACACGGCCCCGGCCGACATCGAAGCGGATTGATTGCATTTCTATCAGGCACCTGAAACCGGTGCGGTTTTCGATCGATTCCAGAAGCTTTCCGGTCGACCAGCCTTTATCGATTCCAATCACTCCGATTTTTTTCTCTGATTTCATGTCCATATGATTGTTTCGTGTTGTTCGTTGTGGTTAATATGTCAATGTTTCCCGTGGGAGTTTGAAATCTTCCCAGGGTTTGTGGTCATGGTCGAGAAGCTTTTCTATCAAGAAGATTGCCCGTAAATACATCGATTTGGCAAAATCTTCCTTCAATTCGAATCGTGTCGAACTGGTAAAGTTGCGGATCAGCCCCAAAGTCAGGCGGGCCTCGAAAGTGGGATCATCATTTTTCAGAGCGAAATCATGCGCGAAATTAAAAAACCTGTCGATCACATCGGTCAAGCGTTTGCGAATTGTCGGTTCAGTCAACGGGATCCTGAACGCGGAAACCATGAAAACCGAAACATCCTGGACATAATCCTGTTCGCATGAACGATGCAGGTCGATGAAGTGCAGATGGTCATTTTCTTTATTGAATATTACATTATCTATATTAAAATCACCGTGGATAAACACCCGAAACGGCGCGTACAACTGCTGATCTATCCCGGAGGCACGCATCAGAAGCTTGTCCAGTGATGGCGTCTCCAGGTTTCCAATCACTTTATCTTCGAAATCATACTCGGGATGTACTTTGCGAACGTCGTCGATCCGTTCCAGTAGCTGTTTGAATTGTTCGGCATTGACCGGGTCCGGTTTTTTTGTGCGGGTCCAGATATCATTCAGGGTTTCTATTATTGATGCGAGTGCGCGCTCGATTTCCTCATCGGAACCATAGAGGATCAGACTCTCTAAAGTGTCCCCGGAGAAATTTTCCAGAAGCAGAGAACCATTGTCTCCATGAACCTGGAACCCGAATATCCTCGGTGGCAGACCGGGCATGAGCTTTTGCCAGCGCTCGATGCTCTCTTTTTCATCCTGGAGTTTTTTCAGGCGCCCCTC
Proteins encoded:
- a CDS encoding phosphotransferase → MAYRKEIDENFQFLLLEVKSQIQNTLKVLNGSGDVLEEDMEARDDYIDNLKSVIESKCFSQIFYVTERDIQMVNLMKSVITITSNLERIADYAVNIVQQTHHFENKAFIKRYNFEAFFWEINDAMELVYNATFARDIQNGIKICRSEIKLDELYKAVFKDILEELRSGQNVESLLTAIFIFRYLERMGDCLLNIGEAIISAAVGEKLKIDQYEALEESIQEARMKGHISEFSIESIWETRSGCRIARVMNKNGDGASTAAIFKEGRLKKLQDEKESIERWQKLMPGLPPRIFGFQVHGDNGSLLLENFSGDTLESLILYGSDEEIERALASIIETLNDIWTRTKKPDPVNAEQFKQLLERIDDVRKVHPEYDFEDKVIGNLETPSLDKLLMRASGIDQQLYAPFRVFIHGDFNIDNVIFNKENDHLHFIDLHRSCEQDYVQDVSVFMVSAFRIPLTEPTIRKRLTDVIDRFFNFAHDFALKNDDPTFEARLTLGLIRNFTSSTRFELKEDFAKSMYLRAIFLIEKLLDHDHKPWEDFKLPRETLTY
- a CDS encoding GAK system ATP-grasp enzyme, yielding MDMKSEKKIGVIGIDKGWSTGKLLESIENRTGFRCLIEMQSIRFDVGRGRVYHDDIDLSDLDALVVKKIGSSYNPYNLDRLEILRYLSEQGVPIFSKPENIKKAIDRLSCTTTLRLGNIPLPPTVITEDDTEAIEAIKRFGVAVLKPLYTSKARGMMVVSADEAVEAVGKFHEAGNSLYYIQKKLNLPGRDLGLIFLGGKYLGTYARVANGDSWNTTIRAGGKYQPYDPDDDIIKLAQRAQALFDLDFTSVDVAETDDGPVVFEVSAFGGFRGLQESRQINAADLYVDYVLKEIAK